In Oreochromis aureus strain Israel breed Guangdong linkage group 22, ZZ_aureus, whole genome shotgun sequence, the genomic window AAGGTCAGATTTGATCGCAAAATAACTGTTTCAGAACTTGAACCTGGGGACCGGGTTTTAGTTAGAAACGTGCGGCTGCGTGGCAAGCACAAACTTGCTGATAAATGGGAGGCAGACATCCATGTGGTAGTCAAACGTGCAGGCGACCTACCCGTTTATACTGTTAAACCCGAGTCAAAGCTAGGTCCCTCCCGAACTTTACACAGAGACCTGTTGCTTCCCTGCAGTTTCCTCCCGGTTGCCACCGCAGACATATCTGAGCCACAGCAGGTTCACCGTCCTAAAACGCGTCAAACTGTTGTCACAGAAAGCAATGAGGATGAAGAATCAATGGAACTTGACAATGAACTTTTCATTCAATGGGTTGATGATTCCCCATGTGAAGAAATAACCAGATTTACTACTGTACATGAATATCCAAAACCTTCTCATGAACCAGACATTACAAACTTACCTGATTGTGACCTTTCTGAAACTGCTAGCAACAAGGAGCCGAATATGGATAAAAATGCAAGCAAAGACGAACTTACGGATCATGTGCTTGTTGAAAACTTACCAGATGGGGACGAGATTGGAATTGACAATCCTGTGGACAATGGAACCGAAACCGTATTGGATGAATCGTCTGAGGATTCAGTTAAAGAACCAGGAAACCAGCCTGTTAACTCACCTGATGAGATGGACAGTGGTGATCCCATTACAACTCAACCAGTAAGACAGTCAACAAGAATCAGACATCCACCTAAAAGACTTGATTATCCTGATTTAGGAAACCCTCTGGTGACTGTTGTGAAATCACTTTTCCAGGGTTTAAGCATAGCCTTTTCTGAGTCCCTAAATAATACAGAGGGACAGTACTGGCTACACATGCAACGAGACGTGCATGATATTTAGCTGGGGAGAGTGTAACCCGGTAGAGAAAACTGCctttgttattcttttttttcttgttttcgctttatttgtataaatgtattttcattcttttattttgaaaagcaacatttattttgaaaaaaggaAGTGTGATCCTCcagcaaactttatttttcctgtTGCCGGATCACAAGGGATAAATGCCTTTTTCATTGGTTGAAGGTGGTTTTAGCCCCGTCTTCCAAAACACCAGACCATCATTTCACATGAGCTAGGTCTTTTCGCACGTGGAAGTAGATGAGACAGGCCACGGATAGCTCGTGCGGAATTTTCTAACATTTTGGTGAGTTGAGCCCATGTGtttgaaagaataaaaatgtgttaGTCTGTTGCTAAAAGTTGTTTCTTCTGTTCATACCATTTCGTGAGTGGTAATTTGCTGTTAAAAAAACGATGGAAATGCTGTTTGTGGTAGAATTTGTTAGTATACTTGAAGGATGATTGGAAAAATCTATTATCTTGCTGTTTATACCTATTAATCACAGTTTCATGGTTAAAAAGAACGAGAAattcatttgttgttttacatggttaaaataatttcatgtacAACGAGAGATATATTCAAAGCATGCATGTAATGTATTACTGTGGTAATGTGGAAAAGATAAAGAACTGAAGCTATAGCTGTGatacgagagaagaaacggagcTGGCTGTGTGCAATAATGTTAATATTGTTGTGCAGGCTaggtttttttcccttgttCGTGTGGAAGGAACTAAGATTCTGGATTACGATGGATTCTCTCCGGATGGATATGGCGAGCCTGAGCCCGGACTGAACTTTGCAGAGGAACTTACTCTTCTTCCTCGACGGAGAGTCCCAAGTGGTAACACACAAACCACAAacgaaagagaaaaagaactaGACTAAGAATTTCTGACTTGACAAATGAccaaagacaaaaagacaatTGAACATTGAGCTCAAATGACTATTTTTggggttatttttgttttgccggcttattcttattattgttattgttattattaccaTTACTACTGTCAATGTGGAATTTGTGTCttgtttatttcaattttgtgCAAAATAATAACTGTTGCTGCTCAAATTCCTGTCTCCAGCCATTTCATTCCGTATTCGCCTCGCTTTCTATTGTAGCCCTGCCGAACCTAGCAACTGGTCCATAGTTTGGCTGTCCTAAACTATTTAAAATGAGTCAGTGGTTAcacttggtcaaaaatgactccaaggttcctcacagtgttactggaggccaaggtaatgccatccagagtaaaaatctggttagataccatatttctaagatgtTCAGGTCCGAGTATaattacctcagttttatctgaattaagaagcagaaagttagcggccaacaatgtctttatgtcttttaagacattcctgcagtttaactaattggtgtgtgttatctggcttcatggatagatagagctgggtgtcatctgtaTACtgtgtcttctaatgatactgcctaagggaagcatgtataatgtaaacagaattggtcctagcactgaaccctgtggaacaccgtagttgaccttagtgtgtgaagaggactctccatttacatgtacaaatttgattctattagatagatatgatacaaaccactgcagcgcagtaattgtaatacctacagcgtgctctaatcgcgctaatagaatattatggtcaacagtatcgaacgctgcactgaggtctagcaggacaagcacagagatgagaccactgtcagaggccataagaagatcatttgtaaccttcactaaagctgtttctgtgctgtgatgagctctgaaacctgactgaaactcttcaaataagccattcctctgcagatgatctgttagctgtttgacaactactctttcaaggatttttgatatgaaaggaaggttggagattggcctataatcagctaagactgctgggtctagggATGCTTTTTAAGgaaaggtttaactactgccagcttgaaggcctgtggtacatagccgattattagagataggttgatcatatttaagattgaagcattaattaatggcaggacttctttgagcagttttgtaggaatggggtctaaaagacacgttgatggtttggaggaagtaattattgaagttaactcagaaagatcaattggagaaaaagagtctaacttaacatcgatggtactaaaagtagctgtagataatattacatctgtgggatgattattggtaattttttctctaatgattaaaattttatttgtgaagaagttcatgaagtcattactagttaacattaaagggatggttggctcaacagtgctctgGCTTTTTGTCAGCCATGCTACAGTGCTGAGGacaaacctggggttgttcttattttcttcaatcagtgacgaatagtaagatgttttggctttgcggagggctttcttataaagcaacaaactatttctccaggctaaatgatgattttctaaatttgtgacacaccatttcctctccagcttacgagttatctgctttgggctacgtgtttgagaattataccacggagtcaagtacttctgatttgaggccttagttttcaccggAGCTACAGTATCAAGAGTCGTacatagtgaggaggtaaaattattaacaagacctctgttggagtagcgttcaggtagctgctctgctctatgttgttacagggcattgaagatgataacagtgggtggattatattcttaaacttagttacagcgctttcagaaagacatctactgtgataaagtctactccccactgctgtgtaatcaattattgtaaatgtaaattttatcaggaaatgatcaaacagcagagggttttcaggaaatactgttaaatgttcagtttctatgccttacgttaaaacaagatctagagtgtgattaaagtggtgggtgggttcttttacattttgagagaagccaattgagtctaataacagattaaatgccatgttgaggctgtcatttttagcatctacatggatgttaaaatcacccacaataattattttatctgagctgagcactaaatcagataaaaaagtctgagaaatcagacagaaactctgtgtaaggcccaggtggacgattgatgataacaagtaagactggtttctgagttttacagctggggtggacaaggctaagcatcaggctttcaaatgaattacaagtctgtcttggtctttggttgattcatcggctggtgtgaaaaattgctgccacaccgccccctcagCCTGTGCTTCgtgatttctggtagttagaatgactcgggggtgttgattcatttaaactaacataatcatcctcctgcaaccaggtttctgtaaggcagagtaaatcgatttgttgatcaattattaagtcatgtactaacagagacttggaggagagagacctaatatttaaggttcaaggttcaaggttcttgaacaaaaatgcaaaaatgggGGGACGGGGGACAATGTGCAGTAGTAACATGTATACATAACGTGAATTAAATAGGAATAGACAATCTGAGTATTTTACAGAATAGAcaatatgaacatatttaaaattaaaggaatTTGAAACGTACATTGTGCCGATGGGTTTGGGGGGGGGTAGGGTTGgtttagggcccggatggcttggggatagaagctcctcttgagtctctctgtccttgcccggatgatgcggaaccttctgccggattgcagaagttggaacagtttgttgccaggatgggatgGGTCTTTCAGTGTCTGCgctgctctagtccggcatctcctggtgtaggtatcctgaagcggggggagagctatcctgcagcagcgttctgctgtacggatcactctggagagctttttggtcctaaacacagctgttcccaaaccatgatgtgatgttctgtgtgaggatgctctccacagcgcctgtatagaaaatcctgaggatctttggagagactagggatgggtatcgtttaggttttatccgataccggtgccaaaccggtacttttgaaacggtgccggtgcttaaacggtgctcaaaccggtgcttaaagaatggagaacacaaaattggtccaaaaacctctcatgttcagctttttttttgtaaaaagataacaatgttagccttttctgcagctatagggcatatgtggtatcactcttggctggaagcagtgcttaaacaatggaaaaaaacacaaactttgtccaaaaacctctcatgtttagctggtttttttgtaaaaagataacaatgttagccttttctgcagctatagggcatatatggcatcactcttggctggaagcagtgcttaaacaatggaaaaaacacaaactttgtccaaaaacctctcatgtttaactgttttccactttttctttggtcattttagcctttttggccagggtgaagggagtatctgccatcaaacaagaagacagccccatgtaactacgacggtgtttgctagttcatcttacatgcattaatgtaataatgtggttagcgtactcaacgttaattacacacgaacaacatgaagctactcacgtagagaagaacggctgctgctgccatcatcatccgtcatcatttctgctacgctgacagggctaggggccaggactctcctctttgggtttttgggggatgttgctaactccgggtccaataacaggcaccacacccccgcagtagatgtgcacggtgtgaggtctcgctgcaagctatcaaacacggcgcatttctcggctttaaaaaaaacgctatgcgtcgccaggtgtttcatcagatttgaggtgttacctcctttgacagtatcacagtatcagcttaaagcacttgttgcaggctgctgagtttgcatcttttgctgtgaagtacagccagacttttgatcgcttcgccttgggcatttttaatctgtagctctgctctaaaagaacgtacgtacctggccccgcctactatcctcgggaatgtaaaatgattggctagaattagctcaggaaaaaaaaagcaccgaaataaagcaccgaaataaagcaccgaaatgtgcgctgcttttcggtctggttactaccgtttatgtcagaaccggtgccatcatggcactggacaccggtacccatccctaggagagaccctgaacttcctcagttgtcgtaggtggtacaggcgctgcctagcctttttggtctggacctgaatgtgggcagcccatgtcaggtctgaggagatgtggacaccaagatacttgaaggactgcaccctctccactggagcccCATTGATGATAAagggcttgtagtctctgtgctgattccttctgaagtccaccaccagctccttggtcttgccaacgttcagctggagatggttgtcctggcaccatgatgccagattcttcacttcgtccatgtaggccgcctcattgttgttggagatggcacccaacaccactgtgtcgtcagcaaacttcacaatggtgttggagccgtgggtggccacacagtctgaagtgtagagggagtagagcagtggcgagaggacacaTCCTATGCTCACatgctcctgtgttgatggtgatgctgttagaGACGCAtctacccaccctcaccacctgagctctgccagtgaggaagtccagcacccatgcacacagacggctgttgagtcccagatcgctggagaagctggagaactcaggagtggaccatcacctcactacctggattttggactacctcaccgaccgaccacagtatgtgaggactcagggctgtgtgtcggacagggtcgtctgcagtacgggggccccacagggaacggttctggctccgttcctcttcaccatctatactgcagacttctcccacaactccaccctgtgcttcctgcagaagttctctgatgactctgcaatagtcggcctgatcactgatggggacgacaaggagtacagaggactgactcaagactttgtggactggtgccagctgaactacctccagatcaatgccagtaaaaccaaggagctggtggtagacttcatgaggcacaaacatcctccactgcaaccactgaacatccaaggtatggacatcgaggctgtggacagctacaggtaccttggtgttcatctgaacagcaaactggactggactcataactcagacgccctctacaggaaagggcagagcagactgtacctgctgcggagactcaggtcgtttggagtggaggcccactcctgaagaccttctatgactctgtggtggcctcagccatctttttatggtgtggtctgctgggcggcaacatctctgctggggacaggaagagactgaacaggctgatccgaagggccagctctgttctaggatgccctctggacccagtggaggtggtgagtgacaggagaatggcggctaagctgtcatccctgttggacaacatctcccaccccatgcatgagactgtgacagcactgagcagctccttcagtgggagactgcggcacccacggtgtgggacggagagatttcgcaggtctttcctccccactgctgtcagactccacaataaagacttttgcagctgatcaaacacacacatccacacatgtgcaataacactaatgtgcaataatcttttctggcatcgttgtatttttactcagttgtatatagcatttgtattctatttttatcttattgtatattttattctattttattctactgtatatagtattttattttattctattctgtacagttgtgtactgtatttattcttatttttattctaatttttgcttcataacttttgcactgtccacttcctgctgtgacaaaacaaatttcccacgtgtgggactaataaaggttatcttatcttatcttatccctcagctttgtgaacagtctgctgggcactattgtgttaaatGCTGAACTGTAATCAATAAAGAAcattctcacatagttaccctgtttcttgtccacgtggctgagggtggtgtgcaggacgTGGGTGATGGCGTCCtcagtggatctgttgggtcAGTAGGTGAACTGGAGCGGATCTGTGGTGTCTGGGATGGAagaggagatgatgttcttcagcagcctctcaaacaccttCATTACTACCGAGGTCAGCGCAACTTGCCGGTAATCATTCAGGGATGACggtttgctgttcttgggcacagggatgatggtggatcttttgaagcatgtggagaccacagacttcgccagggactcgttgaagatggaagtgaacacacctgctagctggtcagcacagcagtgcagcagACGGCCGGTGATGCTGTCTGGCCCCGTCGCTTTCCTTGTGTTCACTCTCCTCAATGCCGCTAGGACGTCATGCTCCGCGATGCTGGTCACCGGTCTCTCGGTGgattaataatccacatttcactgttttactctttggttctctttggttcagatgtggactgtattgttctttctttgtgatttttttatgtttaagttgtttgttgctggtttttagtttgtttttaaacacagttgTTGGTGCCTACAAGCTGCCGGGAAATGTTTTTCCAGGTGGCTCATTGCAAACCCTTGGCTGGTCACATGGGTTATGATAAAACTGTGGAAGGATGTCTAGCACAATAAAAAAACTGTATGAATTACTGGGTGTTAAATCTGTTCAGACCAGCATCTACCACTGTCAGACTGATGGGTTGGTGGAGCGGTTGAATAAGACCTTAAGTCATGAGGAGGAACCCAATTGGGATCGCTGGTTAAACcctctgtttgaagtgcagGAGGTGCCCCAGGCCTCCACTGGATTTTCTCCTTCTGAACCCCACAGCAGGAATCCATGGGGTTGTTCGACCTTGTTAAACAAAACTAGGATGAAGGTCCAAGCCCGGCAAACAATGAGATTTAGCACATTCTGGACGTCAGAGCAAAACTATACATGTTGGGGAGGTTATCATGAGAGAATTTGCTCCAGGCCTTGGAACCTCAGGAGCACCTGTACAACAAAGGGGCTAGACTCAGTCAGTTTTAACCGGGGGATAAAGTGCTTGTATTACTCCCTTCTTCTAGCTAGCCAAGTGGCAAGGACCCTTTGTGGTCACATGGCGAGTGGGAAACGTTGACTATGAAGGGGTTGGACAAGTGAGAAGCCGATAGATATATCACCTCAACCTCCACAAAGCATGGAGAGAGGCTGAAACCGCTTCTCTGGTGAGCCTGGTTAAGAAGATAGATGAGTTCGGGCCGGAGGTGCCAAATTCCACCATTCCCACCTCCCTCCTCTGTGATAACCATCTTACACAGGCCCAGAGAGTGGATGTTGCTGCACTGCAGCAGAGTTTTGCAGATGTGTTCTCCCCATGCCTGGCTGTACCACTCATAGAGCACCATTTTGAAACACGCCCTGGTGTGACAGTGTATTCATGACCCTAGCGGTTACCTGAACATCACCTGAGACAAATTGTTCAGAGGGAATTGGCTGAAATGCTAAAGCTGGGAGTAATAGAAGAAACACACGGTGCGAGGTGTAGCCTTATGCTTCTTGTGGTGAAGAAAGATGGGTCTAAACAGTTCTGTGTTGACTACTGCAAGGTGAATAAAGTGTCACAGTTTAATGCTTATCCTATGCCCCAGGTCGACAAACTCCTCAACCGGTTAGGCACTGTTCATTTTTTCACAACACCAGATTTAAACAAGGGCTACTGGCAGATTCCATTGTCTGCCGAATCCAGAAAAAAATCCTTCTCCACTCTGTCCAGTTTGTACCGATTTGTCTCGGAGCCCCTGCCACCTTCCAGCGCCTCGTGGACTGGGTGCTGCATCTACAAACTGCATATACTCAGGGTCATCATCCACAGTGACACCTGGATGGAGGATGTGCAGCGAGTGGCTGCGGTCCTGGAGTCCCTAAGGCAGGCAAGAATAGTGCAGTTGGATGACTACCCCAGTTTGTGCCTGGCTTCACAGACCTGACCAGCTCCTTGACTGATCACACATGAAACAGTCCCCCCAGATCTTGTCCAGTGGACTGAGTAGTGCcaggtagggatgggtatcgaaacccagttcttgttgagaaccggttcccactgtttcaattccttggaatcgtttgccatttttgcacacgattcccttatcgattccagtcgccccgaatgatgtcaccacgttgcggagcgtcatttacctggcagggcgcctaagcggctcaaacgctcaaaagtttggttatactttacgagaacggatgacaatgggacaacttgcaatacttgcaaagtagatatttcatttaaaggaggaaacactacgaatatgcaaaagcatttgctcacaaaacacgcgataaccttaaatgaatgtcgtgtttttaattccgctccggactcgtgaatctcaacccagcagcagcggtaacgtttgcacgtcctctcccgttaatgcggcaggtaaataatcaactaacagtgcatattatgttagcgcgatctgccttattacaaaacctaccattactgtgcgctgcatttaggtgaccatggtgagagagacagacagagtctggctggctcagatgctggcagttctcgctgcagtctaccggtagcgtctcctttcaggcgaatgtcaccgagcagtgactaagtttgtggtgaaaggcttgcacccatttgccacagcagatgccccgattttcggtaagtgaatgtgtttaattgtaggcagggacattattggatattcttgtgtaattgctacagaataatttatgttatgttaagaatatttattttattattttacatttacaatttttcctggggaccctgtgacaccccattgaagagccgtaggctgtggatctcttaagatctcactgttgggtttgtaaggccatgttactcctaaatttctatcttgttcaaagagaagatataaaacagttctaagctaataAGAATCAATAAGAGAATCGATACAGAATCGAaccgttaaacagaatcgaaaatggaatcggaattgtgaaaatcttatcaatacccatccctagtgccAGGGGTGTTTGCGCAGGTGAAGAAGAATCTCTGTGGGGAACCCCTGCTTCACACTCCTATCTTCCCCTCCCCTTCTTTCTCCAGACCGACGTTTGAAACAGAGGGCTGGGGGCCATCTGGTCCCAGCTGATAATGGGGGTTAATTGCTCTGTTGAGTCCAGCCAGAAACTGTCAGAGCGAGAAGCCTGGTACAGCACTGTAGAAAAAGAGTGCTTGGCAATCCAGTGGGCAGTTGAATCTCTTCATTATTACCTCCTGGGCTGCCCTAGGAGTAGGCTTGGCTGGATGGCTCCCTGGTCTAAGTCGGGGGATGGGAATGGATGAAATTTATTCTCTGGACAGGTGTGCTTTATACACATAGACTAAGATCAAAAGTATCTGTAACTGACTGACTAACTGGTgcgtgttatctggcttcatggatagataaagttgggtaTCATCAACAAAGCTGTGAAAGTGTATGCTAGGCCTTCCAGCGATGCTGCCGAAAATAAAGAACTGGTACAGAACCCTGGTCAATagtatcaaacgctgcactgaggtctagcaggacagtgatgagtccactgtcagaggccataagaaaataatttgtaaccttcactgaAACAGTTTCTGTCCTGTGATGGGCTCTGAATCCTGactgaaacatgtcaaatgagCCATTTCTCTgaagatgatctgttagctgttttacaactactctttcaagaatttgaGATACAAGGAAGGTTGGCGATTAGCCTATGATTACCTAAGACCCCTGGGTCATGAGATAGCATTTAAGGTAatggtttaactactgccagcttgaaggcctgtggtacatagccgattattagagacaggttgatcatatttaagattgaagcattaattaatgcttctttgacttctttgagcagtcttgtaggaatggggtccaaaagacacgttgatggtttggcagaagtaattactgaagtaaactcagaaagatcaattggagaaaatgactctaaataaatatcaatggtactgaaagtagctgtacatagtgttacatctgtgagatgataatgagtatttttttctcaaatggttaacattttatttgtgaggtaattcatgaagtcattactagttaacattaaaggAATGGCTGactcaacagagctctgactttttgtcagcctagctacagtgctgaagacaAACTTCTCACTATTCATCATtgattaaagaaaataagatGTTCTTCTTTactaaagacttttttttataaagcagcAAGCTATttttccaggctaaatgatgatcttctaaatttttGAGACGCCATTTCCTTGCCAGCTTATGAGTTATCTGCTTTCAGGTGCAAGAGTTATACCAGGGAGTCTTGTAC contains:
- the LOC120435655 gene encoding uncharacterized protein LOC120435655 — its product is MHNEVLYRKRQDGDQVTHQLVLPEELRASVLQSLHDDMGHLGIDRTLDLVRTRFYWPRMATEVEQKVKTCDRCIRRKSPPEKAARLVNITTTRPLELVCMDFLSLEPDSSNTRDILVITDHFTKFALALPTSNQKSRTVARCLWDQFIVHYGIPERLHSDQGPDFEAKLIKDLCEISGIKKIRTTPYHPRGNPTERFNRTLLSMLGTLESKQKSHWKDYVMPLVHAYNCTRSDATGFTPYKLMFGRKPRLAVDLAYGLPLSKDQKVTHSQYVESLKKRLEESYRLASQTAQKVADKNKVRFDRKITVSELEPGDRVLVRNVRLRGKHKLADKWEADIHVVVKRAGDLPVYTVKPESKLGPSRTLHRDLLLPCSFLPVATADISEPQQVHRPKTRQTVVTESNEDEESMELDNELFIQWVDDSPCEEITRFTTVHEYPKPSHEPDITNLPDCDLSETASNKEPNMDKNASKDELTDHVLVENLPDGDEIGIDNPVDNGTETVLDESSEDSVKEPGNQPVNSPDEMDSGDPITTQPVRQSTRIRHPPKRLDYPDLGNPLVTVVKSLFQGLSIAFSESLNNTEGQYWLHMQRDVHDI